A single Primulina eburnea isolate SZY01 chromosome 11, ASM2296580v1, whole genome shotgun sequence DNA region contains:
- the LOC140805392 gene encoding uncharacterized protein, protein MVQQNQFARTATSNPHVHLRTFLEITDTDQARGWLQSVPLGSITTWQEPAAKFLSKYFPPAKSAQLKIEISTLRQTDFEQLYEAWERYKELLRRCPNHGFEDWVQIELFYNRLNGQTRTTVDAVAGGTIFAKSPAQAYDLLEQMTINSYQWPSEKPGVKRTGGVYVVDPITSLTAQVSALTTQIATMNKVSTSNTEGPLLVVEEPHFLEEVQYINNKNFGGYGGYRGKPSFEDLVGTFVSESGKRMARTEARLDNLETHMASIGATLKILESQVGQITKQLTSQPSGAIQKTADPNLREVNAIFMQHEEIGLVSREEKVYQPTPNKRIESVEQEEVAFTGGDDKGRQENLPQKLQDPGEFFVPCEIGNQSVKTTICDSGASVSIMPSSLYEKLGLSRIKPTEVILQLTDKSVKVPLGCIEDVELKIDKLRFPVDFVVLDVEDSKNVHIILEQPFLATAGAIIDLKQRKLTMDVEGQKVEIMASKSYHDPP, encoded by the exons ATGGTTCAACAAAACCAGTTCGCTAGAACTGCTACTTCAAATCCTCACGTTCACCTGAGAACCTTCTTGGAAATCACAgatacg gaccaagcaagaggatggctccaatcagtGCCGTTAGGGAGCATCACGACATGGCAGGAGCCGGCGGCGAAGttcctttctaaatattttccccctgcgaagtctgcacaattAAAGATTGAGATCAGCACTCTTAGACAGACTGACTTCGAGCAGTTGTATGAAGCTTGGGAaaggtataaggagttgttgcGTAGGTGCCCGAATCATGGCTTTGAAGACTGGGTACAGATTGAGCTATTCTATAACCGGTTGAATGGTCAGACACGGACAACAGTGGATGCAGTGGCAGGTGGCACAATCTTTGCCAAGTCTCCTGCTCAAGCCTATGATttgcttgagcagatgactattaaTAGCTACCAATGGCCGTCTGAAAAGCCAGGAGTAAAGAGGACAGGTGGAGTTTATGTCGTGGATCCTATCACGTCACTCACAGCGCAAGTCTCAGCGTTAACTACACAGATAGCAACCATGAATAAAGTGAGTACATCAAACACTGAGGGACCACTGCTTGTTGTTGAAGAACCACATTTTCTTGAAGAAGTCCAATACATCAACAACAAAAACTTTGGAGgctatggaggatatcgag ggaagccatcatttgaggaCTTGGTTGggacattcgtttctgaatctggtaagaggatggctaggactgaagCTAGGCTTGACAACCTAGAGACCCACATGGCAAGTATTGGTGCTACCTTGAAAATCCTTGAATCGCAAGTGGGGCagataacgaagcaactcacgTCTCAACCGTCAGGCGCAATACAAAAGACTGCAGACCCAAATCTGAGAGAGGTGAATGCCATTTTTATGCAGCATGAGGAGATTGGACTGGTAAGCAGAGAAGAGAAAGTTTATCAGCCGACTCCAAACAAAAGGATCGAG TCTGTAGAGCAGGAAGAGGTGGCATTTACTGGAGGAGATGATAAAGGCAGGCAAGAAAATCTTCCTCAGAAGCTGCAAGACCCCGGGGAATTTTTTgtaccatgtgaaatagggAATCAGTCAGTGAAAACAACTATATGTGATTCAGGAGCAAGTGTGAGTATAATGCCGAGTTCTCTTTACGAGAAACTTGGACTGAGCAGAATCAAACCCACAGAAGTAATCTTGCAGCTGACAGATAAATCAGTAAAGGTGCCACTGGGTTGTATCGAAGATGTTGAACTTAAAATTGATAAATTGAGGTTTCCAGTAGATTTTGTGGTACTTGACGTGGAGGACAGTAAGAATGTTCATATCATTCTAGAACAACCATTCTTGGCTACTGCTGGAGCCATCATTGATTTAAAACAAAGAAAATTGACAATGGATGTTGAAGGTCAAAAGGTGGAAATCATGGCATCCAAGAGTTATCACGACCCACCTTGA
- the LOC140804306 gene encoding uncharacterized protein isoform X1: MSSSKEKPTLGGTRLKTRKRNISAPLDPAAFSDAVVQVYLDNAGDLELVAKIIESSDLNFSRYGDTFFEVVFRGARTQPGTIKPDEGELHPYSIIDCEPKREVILPSVIYIQKILRRKPFLIKNLENVMRRFLQSLELFEEDERKKLAIFTALAFSQKLSGLPPETVFQPLLKDNLVGKGLVLTFITDFFKEYLVDNSLDDLILILKRGKMDDNLLEFFPSGKRTPEVFSEHFTKEGLLSLVEYYEKKIFELKLKEMKSALISQIAEEADVSEVIETVKQHVKDAKLPEVEVVRVLWDVMMDAVQWSGKNQQQNSNSALRQVKTWAELLNAFCTTGKLELELMYTVQVQCYEDAKLMKLFPEIIRSLYDQDVLAEDTILHWFRKGTNLKGRQSFVKALEPFVKWLEEAEEEE, from the exons ATGAG CAGCTCGAAGGAGAAACCCACTCTCGG TGGCACGCGGCTTAAGACCCGCAAACGGAATATTTCAGCGCCGCTGGACCCTGCAGCATTTTCGGATGCAGTGGTCCAGGTTTATTTGGATAATGCTGGTGATCTG GAACTTGTTGCCAAGATCATTGAATCTTCAGATTTGAATTTCTCTAGATACGGTGACACGTTTTTTGAG GTTGTCTTTAGAGGGGCCCGCACACAACCTGGCACGATCAAACCTGATGAAGGAGAGCTTCACCCATACTCTATAATTGACTGTGAGCCAAAGCGTGAAGTTATTTTGCCATCTGTGATATATATACAAAAGATCTTGAGGAGGAAGCCTTTTCTTATTAAGAATCTTGAAAATGTTATGCGAAGATTCTTGCAGTCCTTGGAGCTTTTTGAGGAGGATGAAAGAAAGAAGCTTGCAATCTTCACGGCCCTTGCTTTTTCCCAGAAGTTGTCTGGTCTTCCACCTGAAACTGTTTTCCAGCCATTGCTCAAGGATAACCTTGTTGGCAAAGGGCTAGTTCTCACATTCATCACCGACTTCTTCAAGGAATATCTGGTTGATAATAGCCTTGATGACCTGATTTTAATCTTGAAGCGAGGTAAAATGGATGACAATCTTCTGGAATTTTTCCCATCTGGAAAGCGGACACCTGAAGTTTTCTCTGAGCATTTTAC AAAAGAAGGACTTCTCTCTTTGGTGGAGTATTATGAAAAAAAGATATTTGAGTTGAAGCTTAAGGAGATGAAATCTGCACTAATTAGCCAAATAGCAGAGGAAGCTGATGTATCTGAAGTCATAGAAACTGTCAAGCAGCACGTCAAAGATGCCAAACTCCCAGAGGTTGAAGTTGTGCGGGTTTTATGGGATGTCATGATGGATGCTGTGCAATGGTCTGGAAAGAATCAGCAGCAGAATTCTAATTCAGCTTTGCGTCAG GTCAAAACATGGGCTGAATTGCTGAATGCCTTCTGTACCACTGGAAAGCTCGAGCTTGAACTGATGTACACAGTCCAGGTCCAGTGTTATGAAGATGCTAAATTGATGAAGCTTTTTCCTGAAATAATAAGGTCCCTTTACGATCAGGATGTTCTTGCAGAAGATACTATTCTTCACTGGTTCCGTAAAGGAACGAACCTTAAGGGCAG GCAATCCTTTGTGAAGGCATTGGAGCCATTTGTGAAATGGCTGGAGGAggcagaagaagaagaataa
- the LOC140804306 gene encoding uncharacterized protein isoform X2 produces the protein MSSKEKPTLGGTRLKTRKRNISAPLDPAAFSDAVVQVYLDNAGDLELVAKIIESSDLNFSRYGDTFFEVVFRGARTQPGTIKPDEGELHPYSIIDCEPKREVILPSVIYIQKILRRKPFLIKNLENVMRRFLQSLELFEEDERKKLAIFTALAFSQKLSGLPPETVFQPLLKDNLVGKGLVLTFITDFFKEYLVDNSLDDLILILKRGKMDDNLLEFFPSGKRTPEVFSEHFTKEGLLSLVEYYEKKIFELKLKEMKSALISQIAEEADVSEVIETVKQHVKDAKLPEVEVVRVLWDVMMDAVQWSGKNQQQNSNSALRQVKTWAELLNAFCTTGKLELELMYTVQVQCYEDAKLMKLFPEIIRSLYDQDVLAEDTILHWFRKGTNLKGRQSFVKALEPFVKWLEEAEEEE, from the exons ATGAG CTCGAAGGAGAAACCCACTCTCGG TGGCACGCGGCTTAAGACCCGCAAACGGAATATTTCAGCGCCGCTGGACCCTGCAGCATTTTCGGATGCAGTGGTCCAGGTTTATTTGGATAATGCTGGTGATCTG GAACTTGTTGCCAAGATCATTGAATCTTCAGATTTGAATTTCTCTAGATACGGTGACACGTTTTTTGAG GTTGTCTTTAGAGGGGCCCGCACACAACCTGGCACGATCAAACCTGATGAAGGAGAGCTTCACCCATACTCTATAATTGACTGTGAGCCAAAGCGTGAAGTTATTTTGCCATCTGTGATATATATACAAAAGATCTTGAGGAGGAAGCCTTTTCTTATTAAGAATCTTGAAAATGTTATGCGAAGATTCTTGCAGTCCTTGGAGCTTTTTGAGGAGGATGAAAGAAAGAAGCTTGCAATCTTCACGGCCCTTGCTTTTTCCCAGAAGTTGTCTGGTCTTCCACCTGAAACTGTTTTCCAGCCATTGCTCAAGGATAACCTTGTTGGCAAAGGGCTAGTTCTCACATTCATCACCGACTTCTTCAAGGAATATCTGGTTGATAATAGCCTTGATGACCTGATTTTAATCTTGAAGCGAGGTAAAATGGATGACAATCTTCTGGAATTTTTCCCATCTGGAAAGCGGACACCTGAAGTTTTCTCTGAGCATTTTAC AAAAGAAGGACTTCTCTCTTTGGTGGAGTATTATGAAAAAAAGATATTTGAGTTGAAGCTTAAGGAGATGAAATCTGCACTAATTAGCCAAATAGCAGAGGAAGCTGATGTATCTGAAGTCATAGAAACTGTCAAGCAGCACGTCAAAGATGCCAAACTCCCAGAGGTTGAAGTTGTGCGGGTTTTATGGGATGTCATGATGGATGCTGTGCAATGGTCTGGAAAGAATCAGCAGCAGAATTCTAATTCAGCTTTGCGTCAG GTCAAAACATGGGCTGAATTGCTGAATGCCTTCTGTACCACTGGAAAGCTCGAGCTTGAACTGATGTACACAGTCCAGGTCCAGTGTTATGAAGATGCTAAATTGATGAAGCTTTTTCCTGAAATAATAAGGTCCCTTTACGATCAGGATGTTCTTGCAGAAGATACTATTCTTCACTGGTTCCGTAAAGGAACGAACCTTAAGGGCAG GCAATCCTTTGTGAAGGCATTGGAGCCATTTGTGAAATGGCTGGAGGAggcagaagaagaagaataa